In one window of Streptomyces sp. FXJ1.172 DNA:
- a CDS encoding enolase C-terminal domain-like protein, whose product MKLRRPDVSVYTVPTDGPEADGTFAWDSTTMVIAEVAAGDKTGTGWTYGPAAVGLMLGEHLAPLVEGHDALDIPALHDAMCRSVRNAGRPGITACAISAMDIALWDLKARLLGLPLVSLLGAARARVSVYGSGGFTTYSDGRLAEQLGGWVYGQHIPRVKIKIGGDWGHEPLWDFSRVRTARRAIGADAELYVDANGAYSRKQALRLGDGFAEYGVSWFEEPVPSDDLTGLRLLRDALRCDVTAGEYGYDLSYFARMIAAGAVDCLQIDATRCGGITDFLRVAALAHAHGLEVSAHCAPNAHAAVAAAIPNLRHIEWFHDHVRIESMFFDGALDATGGTVRPEQGPGHGLTLRTNDAEKYRVA is encoded by the coding sequence ATGAAACTCCGGCGACCCGACGTGTCCGTGTACACGGTGCCCACCGACGGCCCCGAGGCCGACGGCACATTCGCGTGGGACTCGACGACCATGGTGATCGCCGAGGTCGCGGCGGGTGACAAGACCGGCACGGGCTGGACGTACGGCCCGGCTGCCGTCGGGCTGATGCTGGGCGAGCACCTCGCTCCCCTGGTCGAGGGGCACGACGCCCTGGACATCCCCGCTCTGCACGACGCGATGTGCAGGTCGGTGCGGAACGCGGGCAGGCCCGGCATCACCGCGTGTGCGATCTCGGCGATGGACATCGCCCTGTGGGATCTCAAGGCGCGCCTCCTGGGACTTCCCCTCGTCAGCCTGCTCGGCGCGGCCCGTGCGCGTGTCTCCGTGTACGGCAGCGGCGGGTTCACGACCTATTCCGACGGGCGCCTCGCCGAGCAGCTCGGCGGCTGGGTGTACGGGCAGCACATCCCACGCGTCAAGATCAAGATCGGCGGGGACTGGGGTCACGAGCCCCTGTGGGACTTCTCCCGTGTCCGCACGGCCCGCCGGGCCATCGGCGCCGACGCCGAGTTGTACGTCGACGCCAACGGTGCCTACAGCCGCAAGCAGGCGCTGCGCCTCGGCGACGGCTTCGCCGAATACGGCGTCAGCTGGTTCGAGGAGCCCGTCCCCTCGGACGACCTGACCGGCCTTCGGCTGCTCCGCGACGCGCTGCGGTGTGACGTGACCGCTGGTGAGTACGGCTACGACCTGTCGTACTTCGCCCGCATGATCGCGGCGGGCGCCGTGGACTGTCTCCAGATCGACGCGACGCGCTGCGGCGGCATCACCGACTTCCTGCGGGTCGCCGCCCTCGCCCACGCCCACGGGCTGGAGGTCTCCGCCCACTGCGCCCCGAACGCCCATGCCGCCGTGGCCGCCGCGATCCCCAACCTCCGCCACATCGAGTGGTTCCACGACCACGTGCGCATCGAGTCGATGTTCTTCGACGGCGCCCTGGACGCCACCGGTGGGACGGTCCGGCCGGAGCAGGGCCCCGGACACGGGCTGACCCTGCGGACGAACGATGCGGAGAAGTACCGGGTCGCCTGA
- a CDS encoding bifunctional phosphatase PAP2/diacylglycerol kinase family protein, whose product MTPDADLIVPDPGRRGPGARLLAQDQRLFEAAAALHWPAAEHVLPRLSRAADHGVLWFTAAAAMTASGTPRARRAAARGLACLALASLTINTLGKRSVRRPRPALEPVPLVRRLERRPITTSFPSGRSASAAAFATGVALESPSWGAAVAPVAFSVAMSRVYTGVHFPSDVLAGAVLGAGAAFAVRALVPTRSGAAAPDRSSAEVPALPDGAGLVIVTNTAAGSTDAVRSLHAALPKAEVVACEPRRLKGELDKAAARARVLGVCGGDGTVNAAAEVALRHGLPLAVLPGGTLNHFAHDLGVDGVRDLGRALARGHAVRVDVGRFTSGTAQGVFLNACSLGVYPELVRERERWSHRIGGWPAGVLAALRVLRADQHPLEARIDGRTRPVWLLFAGNGTYHRRGLAPGRRGDLADGRLDVRVVHGGRRPALRLLAAAVAGPFSRSRVHSAVHPGRLTVTGLPPGTLLAHDGEVIDVDGEVTLDKLSEALTVYRPRRTRGRPR is encoded by the coding sequence ATGACACCGGATGCCGACCTCATTGTCCCGGACCCCGGCCGTCGCGGGCCGGGCGCACGGCTGCTCGCCCAGGATCAGCGGCTGTTCGAGGCGGCCGCCGCACTGCACTGGCCCGCCGCCGAGCACGTCCTGCCGCGGCTCAGCCGCGCGGCGGACCACGGTGTCCTGTGGTTCACCGCCGCGGCCGCCATGACCGCGAGCGGCACCCCGCGCGCCCGGCGGGCCGCCGCGCGGGGCCTCGCCTGTCTGGCACTGGCCTCCCTGACCATCAACACGCTCGGCAAACGCTCGGTGCGCCGCCCCCGCCCCGCCCTGGAGCCCGTCCCGCTCGTCCGGCGGCTCGAGCGCCGCCCGATCACCACGTCCTTCCCCTCCGGCCGCTCCGCTTCCGCCGCCGCCTTCGCGACCGGCGTCGCACTGGAGTCGCCCTCATGGGGCGCGGCCGTCGCGCCGGTCGCCTTCTCCGTCGCCATGTCCCGCGTCTACACCGGCGTCCACTTCCCCAGCGACGTCCTCGCGGGTGCGGTCCTCGGGGCGGGCGCCGCCTTCGCCGTACGCGCGCTCGTGCCGACGAGGTCCGGTGCCGCCGCGCCGGACCGGTCCAGCGCCGAGGTGCCCGCGCTGCCCGACGGCGCGGGCCTGGTGATCGTCACCAATACCGCGGCCGGCAGCACGGATGCCGTCCGTTCGCTGCATGCCGCCCTGCCGAAGGCCGAGGTCGTCGCCTGTGAACCGCGCCGCCTGAAGGGCGAGTTGGACAAGGCGGCGGCTCGCGCCCGGGTGCTCGGCGTGTGCGGCGGCGACGGCACCGTGAACGCGGCGGCCGAGGTGGCCCTGCGCCATGGACTGCCCCTGGCGGTCCTGCCCGGCGGCACGCTCAACCACTTCGCCCACGATCTGGGCGTGGATGGCGTACGGGACCTCGGCCGGGCCCTCGCGCGGGGCCACGCGGTGCGCGTGGACGTGGGGCGGTTCACCTCCGGTACCGCACAGGGGGTCTTCCTCAACGCCTGCAGTCTGGGTGTGTATCCCGAGCTGGTGCGCGAGCGCGAGCGCTGGTCGCACCGGATCGGTGGCTGGCCGGCCGGGGTGCTCGCGGCCCTGCGTGTGCTGCGCGCCGACCAGCACCCGCTCGAGGCCCGGATCGACGGGCGGACCCGCCCGGTGTGGCTGCTGTTCGCCGGCAACGGCACCTACCACCGCAGAGGTCTGGCACCGGGCCGCCGGGGCGATCTGGCGGACGGGCGGCTCGATGTGCGGGTGGTGCACGGCGGACGCCGGCCGGCGCTGCGGCTGCTCGCCGCGGCGGTCGCGGGCCCGTTCAGCCGCTCGCGGGTCCACTCGGCGGTCCACCCGGGTCGCCTGACCGTGACAGGCCTGCCGCCCGGCACGCTCCTCGCCCACGACGGCGAGGTCATCGACGTGGACGGCGAAGTGACACTGGACAAACTGTCCGAGGCCCTGACGGTGTACCGGCCGCGGCGCACACGCGGCCGTCCGCGGTGA
- a CDS encoding RNA polymerase sigma factor SigF: MRTQTSTQRHPHSDAPDTEEAFRRMAELPPGHQRDTVREELVEAWLPMADRIAGRFRSRGESYEDLRQVAALGLVKAVDRFDPERGKAFESYAVPTVTGELKRHFRDHMWTLHVPRRVQDLRNRVRAACQDLSQGVSDRWPTVGEIAERADLSEEDVRVGLEALESFSALSLDAEFPGSDDGYSLGDALGVTDTALDTVVDREAVKPRLEALPERERAILYMRFFKDMTQSRIAEQLGISQMHVSRLISRCCHQLRDEVLQDVA; this comes from the coding sequence ATGCGAACTCAGACGAGCACGCAGCGCCATCCGCACTCGGACGCCCCCGACACCGAAGAAGCCTTCCGCCGGATGGCCGAGCTGCCACCGGGTCACCAGCGCGACACAGTCCGTGAGGAACTGGTCGAGGCGTGGCTGCCGATGGCCGACCGTATCGCGGGCCGGTTCCGCAGCCGGGGCGAAAGCTACGAGGATCTGCGCCAGGTCGCGGCCCTGGGGCTGGTCAAGGCGGTCGACCGCTTCGATCCGGAGCGCGGCAAGGCCTTCGAGAGTTACGCCGTTCCGACGGTCACGGGCGAGCTGAAGCGGCACTTCCGCGACCACATGTGGACTCTGCATGTGCCGCGCCGCGTCCAGGACCTGCGCAACCGGGTACGCGCCGCCTGTCAGGACCTGTCCCAGGGTGTCTCGGACCGCTGGCCCACCGTCGGCGAGATCGCCGAGCGGGCCGATCTGAGCGAGGAGGACGTCCGGGTCGGACTCGAGGCGCTCGAGAGCTTCAGCGCGTTGTCCCTCGACGCCGAATTCCCCGGCAGCGACGACGGATACTCGCTCGGTGACGCGCTGGGTGTCACCGACACGGCCCTCGACACCGTCGTGGACCGCGAGGCCGTCAAGCCCCGCCTCGAGGCGCTGCCCGAGCGTGAACGCGCCATCCTGTACATGAGGTTCTTCAAGGACATGACCCAAAGCCGCATCGCCGAGCAGCTGGGGATCTCGCAGATGCACGTCTCCCGTCTGATCAGCCGGTGCTGCCACCAACTGCGCGACGAGGTCCTGCAGGACGTCGCCTGA
- a CDS encoding SDR family oxidoreductase, translated as MVMFRLSARSSHSPRVVVVTGASGGVGRAVARAFAARGDRVALVARGRTGLAAVADEVRRAGGTALPLEADVADPRAVEDAAARAESELGPIDVWVNDAFTTVFAEFTDVGPEEFRRVTEVCYLGYVYGTQAALRRMLPRDHGAVVQVGSALAYRGIPLQSAYCGAKHAIQGWNEALRCELLHRRSGVSVTMVQLPAVNTPQFDWSLARMPRRPQPVPPIYQPEPAARAVVHAADHPRRREYWVGGSTVGTLVANAVVPGLLDRYLARTGYASQMTDEPQPSGARHNLWQPLDGAGGRDFGAHGRFDERARPRVAQEWASRHHDALAFAGLAAAAGAVAAGHRLLRR; from the coding sequence ATGGTCATGTTCCGGCTGTCGGCTCGCAGTTCACACAGCCCCCGGGTCGTCGTGGTCACCGGCGCCAGCGGCGGCGTCGGCCGGGCCGTCGCCCGGGCCTTCGCCGCGCGCGGCGACCGCGTGGCCCTCGTGGCGCGCGGCCGCACCGGGCTCGCGGCGGTGGCCGACGAGGTGCGCCGCGCCGGTGGTACGGCGCTGCCACTGGAGGCGGACGTGGCCGACCCCCGCGCGGTCGAGGACGCGGCGGCGCGGGCCGAGAGCGAACTGGGCCCGATCGACGTCTGGGTCAACGACGCCTTCACCACGGTGTTCGCGGAGTTCACCGACGTCGGACCGGAGGAGTTCCGCCGGGTCACCGAGGTCTGCTACCTCGGCTACGTGTACGGCACCCAGGCCGCGCTGCGCCGGATGCTGCCGCGCGACCACGGCGCCGTCGTACAGGTCGGCTCGGCGCTCGCCTACCGCGGCATCCCGCTGCAGTCCGCGTACTGCGGCGCCAAGCATGCGATCCAGGGCTGGAACGAGGCGCTGCGCTGCGAACTCCTGCACCGCCGCAGCGGGGTGTCGGTCACCATGGTCCAGCTGCCGGCGGTCAACACACCGCAGTTCGACTGGTCATTGGCCCGGATGCCACGCCGGCCTCAGCCCGTCCCGCCGATCTACCAGCCCGAGCCGGCCGCCCGGGCCGTCGTGCACGCGGCCGATCATCCGCGCCGTCGTGAGTACTGGGTCGGCGGGAGCACCGTGGGCACACTCGTCGCCAACGCCGTGGTTCCGGGGCTGCTGGACCGCTATCTGGCCCGCACCGGCTACGCCTCCCAGATGACCGACGAGCCGCAGCCGTCCGGCGCCCGCCACAACCTGTGGCAGCCGCTGGACGGCGCCGGCGGGCGGGACTTCGGCGCGCACGGCCGCTTCGACGAACGAGCCAGGCCGCGCGTGGCGCAGGAGTGGGCCTCGCGCCATCACGACGCGCTCGCGTTCGCCGGTCTCGCAGCGGCCGCCGGCGCCGTGGCGGCCGGGCACCGCCTCCTGCGGCGCTAG
- a CDS encoding thiamine pyrophosphate-requiring protein, with protein sequence MTTKVSDHILARLREWGVDCVFGYPGDGINGLLAAWGRAENEPRFIQSRHEEMSAFEAVGYAKFSGRVAVCVATSGPGAIHLLNGLYDAKLDHVPVVAVVGQTNRSAMGGSYQQEIDLHTLFKDVASEFVETVNVPEQLPNVLDRAIRTASTRRCPTAVIVPADVQELDYSPPTHAFKMVPSSLGCEHFAPQPDDAALHRAAEILNAGEKVAMLVGQGAADGAEEVERVAETLGAGVAKALLGKDVLSDELPYVTGAIGLLGTRPSYELMRDCDTLLTIGSSFPYTQFLPEFDQARGVQIDIDPHMVGMRYPYEVNLVGDTRATLTRLLPLLRRKKNRAWQKQITANTERWRGVMTRRAEQSADPINPEFVAWSLDPLLPDDAIIASDSGSVANWYARHLHLRGSMRASLSGTLATMGSGVPYAIGAKFAHPDRPAIALVGDGAMQMNGMAELITASKYRDLWSDPRLVIAVWNNQDLNQVTWELRAMGGSPQFVPSQSIPDVSYAAFAESLGLLGIRVEKPHGVLDAWQKALRADRPAVVEFLTDPSVPPIPPHATWDQMESTAKAVLKGDVEREAVVRQGFKAKVQEFLPGARKRAHAHHGHPRRKELHRSSSR encoded by the coding sequence ATGACCACCAAGGTGTCCGACCACATCCTGGCCCGTCTGCGCGAGTGGGGCGTGGACTGCGTCTTCGGATATCCCGGCGACGGCATCAACGGGCTGCTGGCCGCGTGGGGCCGCGCCGAGAACGAGCCGCGTTTCATCCAGTCCCGGCACGAGGAGATGTCGGCGTTCGAGGCCGTCGGATACGCGAAGTTCAGCGGGCGCGTCGCCGTGTGCGTGGCGACGTCGGGTCCGGGCGCCATCCACCTGCTCAACGGGCTGTACGACGCCAAGCTCGACCACGTGCCGGTGGTGGCCGTCGTGGGGCAGACCAACCGCAGCGCGATGGGCGGCTCCTACCAGCAGGAAATCGACCTGCACACGCTCTTCAAGGACGTGGCGTCGGAGTTCGTCGAGACCGTCAACGTGCCCGAGCAGCTGCCGAACGTGCTCGACCGGGCGATCCGCACCGCCTCGACGCGCCGGTGCCCGACCGCGGTGATCGTCCCGGCCGATGTCCAGGAGCTGGACTATTCGCCGCCCACCCATGCCTTCAAGATGGTCCCCTCCAGCCTCGGCTGCGAGCACTTCGCTCCGCAGCCCGACGACGCCGCGCTGCACCGCGCCGCCGAGATCCTCAACGCCGGCGAGAAGGTCGCGATGCTCGTCGGCCAGGGCGCGGCGGACGGCGCCGAGGAGGTCGAGCGGGTCGCGGAGACGCTGGGCGCCGGGGTGGCGAAGGCACTGCTCGGCAAGGACGTGCTCAGCGACGAACTGCCCTATGTCACCGGGGCGATCGGGCTGCTCGGCACACGCCCGTCGTACGAGCTGATGCGGGACTGCGACACGCTGCTGACGATCGGTTCGAGCTTCCCCTACACCCAGTTCCTGCCCGAGTTCGACCAGGCCAGGGGTGTGCAGATCGACATCGACCCGCACATGGTCGGCATGCGCTATCCATACGAGGTCAACCTGGTCGGTGACACCCGGGCGACCCTGACGAGGCTGCTGCCCCTGCTGCGCCGCAAGAAGAACCGGGCGTGGCAGAAGCAGATCACCGCCAACACCGAGCGCTGGCGCGGGGTGATGACGCGGCGGGCCGAGCAGTCGGCCGACCCGATCAACCCGGAGTTCGTGGCGTGGTCGCTCGATCCGCTGCTGCCCGACGACGCGATCATCGCCTCGGACTCGGGCTCCGTGGCCAACTGGTACGCCCGCCATCTGCATCTGCGCGGGTCGATGCGGGCCTCGCTGTCCGGAACCCTGGCCACGATGGGCAGCGGCGTGCCCTACGCGATCGGGGCGAAGTTCGCGCACCCGGACCGTCCGGCGATCGCGCTGGTCGGCGACGGGGCGATGCAGATGAACGGGATGGCGGAGCTGATCACCGCGAGCAAGTACCGGGACCTGTGGAGCGATCCGCGGCTGGTGATCGCGGTGTGGAACAACCAGGACCTCAACCAGGTCACCTGGGAGCTGCGGGCGATGGGCGGCTCGCCGCAGTTCGTGCCGTCCCAGTCGATCCCGGACGTGTCCTACGCGGCGTTCGCCGAGTCGCTCGGCCTGCTGGGCATCCGCGTGGAGAAGCCGCACGGCGTCCTCGACGCCTGGCAGAAGGCGCTGCGGGCGGATCGCCCGGCGGTGGTCGAGTTCCTCACCGACCCCTCCGTGCCGCCGATCCCGCCGCACGCGACCTGGGACCAGATGGAGTCCACCGCGAAGGCCGTCCTCAAGGGCGACGTCGAACGCGAGGCCGTGGTCAGGCAGGGCTTCAAGGCCAAGGTCCAGGAGTTCTTGCCGGGTGCCCGCAAGCGCGCGCATGCCCACCACGGGCATCCGCGCCGCAAGGAGCTGCACCGGTCATCGTCTCGGTGA
- a CDS encoding DUF5133 domain-containing protein gives MPHVRTVAAALRSYRYAQARLLREPANPLRRLRLDDAAYTLCVLMDQRDVADAVARAERLLAASSAPGAAERTRQARTIRIT, from the coding sequence ATGCCCCACGTCAGAACCGTCGCCGCGGCACTGCGCTCGTACCGGTACGCGCAGGCCCGTCTGCTGCGCGAGCCGGCGAACCCGCTTCGCCGGCTCCGGCTCGACGACGCCGCCTACACACTGTGCGTGCTCATGGACCAACGCGACGTCGCCGACGCGGTGGCCCGCGCGGAACGGCTCCTGGCCGCGTCGTCGGCTCCCGGAGCGGCGGAGCGGACCCGACAGGCACGCACGATCAGGATCACCTGA
- the ligD gene encoding non-homologous end-joining DNA ligase, translating to MSAQAKTKDAIRVGGRSVPLSNPDKELFPDDGITKAELVDYYRTVARPMLTHLRGRPLVMERWPDGYEGRSFYHKDVPGYFPDWIRTVRVPKEGGSLTMAVCDDTATLLYLANQACITPHPWLSPADCLDCPDRLVFDLDPPDGAGDGFENVRWGARQLGDLLTELGLRPALMTTGSRGLHLLVPLDRRTDFDTARHFARSVADVLAARHSDRLTTEARKNKRRGRLYLDTQRNAYAQTSVAPYAVRARPHAPVATPLDWAELDDPRLGPRRWTLRTVPERLDKDGDPWKGLGRCRRSLAGAQRHLDDLA from the coding sequence ATGAGTGCGCAGGCGAAGACCAAGGACGCGATACGGGTCGGCGGCCGCAGCGTGCCGCTGTCCAACCCGGACAAGGAACTGTTCCCGGACGACGGCATCACCAAGGCGGAACTGGTCGACTACTACCGCACCGTCGCCCGCCCGATGCTCACCCACCTCAGGGGCCGGCCCCTGGTGATGGAACGCTGGCCCGACGGATACGAGGGAAGGTCCTTCTACCACAAGGACGTTCCCGGCTACTTCCCCGACTGGATCCGCACGGTCCGGGTGCCCAAGGAGGGCGGCAGCCTCACCATGGCGGTCTGCGACGACACCGCCACCCTCCTCTACCTCGCCAACCAGGCGTGCATCACGCCGCACCCGTGGCTGAGCCCCGCGGACTGCCTGGACTGCCCCGACCGGCTGGTCTTCGACCTCGACCCGCCCGACGGCGCGGGCGACGGCTTCGAGAACGTCCGCTGGGGCGCGCGGCAGTTGGGTGACCTGCTCACCGAACTCGGGCTGCGGCCCGCGCTGATGACGACGGGATCCCGCGGCCTGCACCTGCTGGTCCCGCTCGACCGGCGCACGGACTTCGACACCGCGCGGCACTTCGCCCGGTCGGTCGCCGACGTGCTCGCCGCGCGGCACAGCGACCGGCTGACGACCGAGGCACGCAAGAACAAGCGCCGGGGCCGGCTCTACCTGGACACCCAGCGCAACGCCTACGCCCAGACCTCGGTCGCCCCCTACGCCGTACGCGCCCGCCCGCACGCCCCCGTCGCCACCCCCCTGGACTGGGCGGAGCTGGACGATCCGCGGCTGGGCCCGCGGCGGTGGACCCTGCGCACCGTCCCCGAGCGTCTGGACAAGGACGGGGACCCGTGGAAGGGGCTGGGCCGCTGCCGCCGCTCCCTGGCCGGGGCGCAGCGTCACCTGGACGACCTGGCCTGA
- a CDS encoding complex I subunit 5 family protein codes for MVHTSDLLPLAVAVPLLGAVVLVVGGRWLPRPAIDALVTAWAVLEVALLGLLWLRTGDGHSVSWLGGWSPVHGESVGIVMVGDRIGIGLALLTSALVLAVVAYSWRYFEEPPVAHAGTFPALILLFEAGMCGFALTGDLFDAFVFFELMGAVAYALTGYRIEDPRPVQGALIFGVVNSLGAYCSLLGIGLVYARTGELGFAQIGVRLAAHRPDTLTAVAFVLVVTGLLVKAAVVPLHFWLPDAHSVAPTPVCMLLSGVMVELAVYGTARVYWVVFSGPHSIAQPHLRAVFVAAGVLTALVGAVMCWQQRHLKRLLAFSTVGHVGLFLIGTALLTPAGTAGTALYVVAHAGVKAALFAVTGVLLDRHGSVDEHGLYRRGRDLPFAGALFALGGFALAGLPPFGTALGKAVTESAGEERFPWLPVVFVGVSAVTGAAVLRAGARIFAGAGPRPRERYAGPETTGDGEEPEIRDPQRRVPVPMLAVPAVLLGASLAVGLLPGLGVSLAQAARQFTDRTAYTAAVYGHPVAPSSPVPDVGWSAEGVLLALASTALAALLAAAAVWGPALRSPLAGRAAAACETVGRRVVVPLRRLHSGHLGDYVTWLAVGVAVLLVAMTV; via the coding sequence ATGGTGCACACCTCCGATCTGCTGCCGCTCGCCGTGGCCGTTCCGCTGCTGGGCGCCGTCGTCCTGGTGGTCGGCGGGCGATGGCTGCCGCGCCCGGCCATCGACGCGCTGGTCACCGCGTGGGCGGTGCTGGAGGTCGCCCTCCTCGGCCTGCTGTGGCTGCGCACCGGCGACGGGCACAGCGTCTCCTGGCTGGGCGGCTGGTCCCCGGTCCACGGCGAGAGCGTCGGCATCGTGATGGTCGGCGACCGGATCGGCATCGGCCTCGCGCTGCTGACCAGCGCGCTGGTCCTCGCGGTCGTCGCTTACTCCTGGCGTTACTTCGAGGAGCCGCCCGTGGCGCACGCGGGCACCTTCCCCGCCCTCATCCTGCTGTTCGAGGCGGGCATGTGCGGGTTCGCGCTGACCGGCGACCTGTTCGACGCCTTCGTCTTCTTCGAGTTGATGGGGGCGGTGGCCTACGCGCTCACCGGCTATCGCATCGAAGACCCGCGGCCGGTGCAGGGCGCACTGATCTTCGGCGTCGTCAACTCCCTCGGCGCGTACTGCTCGTTGCTCGGCATCGGGCTGGTGTACGCCCGCACCGGTGAACTCGGTTTCGCGCAGATCGGTGTGCGGCTGGCGGCGCACCGCCCCGACACCCTGACGGCCGTCGCCTTCGTGCTGGTCGTCACCGGGCTGCTGGTCAAGGCAGCGGTGGTGCCGCTGCACTTCTGGCTGCCCGATGCCCACTCCGTGGCGCCCACCCCGGTGTGCATGCTGCTGTCCGGCGTCATGGTGGAACTCGCCGTGTACGGCACCGCACGCGTCTACTGGGTGGTGTTCTCGGGACCCCACAGCATCGCGCAGCCGCACCTGCGCGCCGTGTTCGTCGCCGCCGGGGTGCTGACCGCACTGGTGGGTGCCGTGATGTGCTGGCAGCAACGGCACCTCAAGCGTCTGCTCGCCTTCTCCACCGTCGGCCACGTCGGCCTCTTCCTCATCGGAACGGCACTGCTCACCCCCGCCGGGACCGCGGGTACGGCGCTCTACGTCGTCGCCCACGCCGGAGTGAAGGCGGCCCTGTTCGCGGTCACGGGTGTCCTGCTGGACCGGCACGGCTCCGTCGACGAGCACGGGCTGTACCGGCGCGGCCGCGATCTGCCCTTCGCCGGTGCGCTGTTCGCCCTCGGCGGCTTCGCGCTCGCCGGTCTGCCGCCATTCGGCACGGCCCTCGGCAAGGCCGTCACCGAGAGCGCGGGCGAGGAGCGGTTTCCCTGGCTGCCCGTGGTGTTCGTAGGGGTGTCGGCCGTCACGGGCGCGGCCGTGCTGCGCGCCGGTGCCCGGATCTTCGCCGGTGCCGGTCCCCGGCCGCGGGAGCGGTACGCCGGTCCGGAGACCACCGGTGACGGTGAAGAGCCGGAGATCCGTGATCCCCAGCGCCGTGTCCCCGTCCCGATGCTCGCCGTGCCCGCCGTGCTGCTCGGTGCCTCGCTCGCCGTCGGGCTGCTGCCCGGGCTCGGTGTCTCGCTCGCCCAGGCCGCTCGGCAGTTCACCGACCGCACCGCCTACACCGCCGCGGTCTACGGACACCCCGTCGCACCGTCCTCGCCGGTACCCGACGTCGGCTGGAGTGCCGAGGGCGTGCTGCTCGCGCTCGCCTCGACCGCCCTGGCGGCGCTCCTCGCCGCGGCCGCCGTCTGGGGTCCCGCGCTGCGGTCGCCGCTGGCGGGCCGTGCCGCGGCGGCCTGCGAGACGGTGGGACGGCGCGTCGTCGTACCGCTGCGCCGACTGCACTCGGGGCATCTGGGCGACTACGTCACCTGGCTCGCGGTCGGTGTGGCGGTGCTGCTCGTCGCCATGACCGTGTAG
- a CDS encoding sodium:proton antiporter yields the protein MTILPFLTAGWIFLAGVYGMITSRNIIHAVGCLAVAQSSTYVLLLTVGYRRGGIAPYFTDTALRTRTVDPVVQALALTDVVVGATVTALLLALAIQVRKRHGTVDPDALTGLKG from the coding sequence ATGACGATCCTGCCCTTCCTCACGGCCGGCTGGATCTTCCTCGCCGGCGTCTACGGAATGATCACCAGCCGCAACATCATCCACGCCGTCGGCTGTCTCGCCGTCGCACAGTCGTCGACGTACGTGCTGCTGCTCACCGTGGGCTACCGACGCGGCGGCATCGCACCGTACTTCACCGACACTGCGCTGCGCACCCGCACCGTGGATCCGGTCGTCCAGGCCCTCGCGCTCACCGACGTCGTCGTGGGCGCCACCGTCACCGCGCTGCTGCTCGCACTCGCCATCCAGGTCCGCAAGCGGCACGGCACGGTCGACCCCGACGCCCTGACCGGGCTGAAGGGCTGA
- a CDS encoding MnhB domain-containing protein — protein sequence MSRKARIRLFWAAAAVFAVVYTAACTALPRFGTTVHPYAHRAVAASLRQRTANVVSSVNFDQRALDTLGEESILFASVLGTLALLRHARDERTGRPRAGRVLPSTRLLGLVMLPITLLTGVYIVAHGQLSPGGGFQGGVILATGLHMAYIAADYRVLKRIRPLAVLDVADALGAGAFAALGFAGLIAGVAYLQNVLPLGTFGQLSSGGLVPLLNAAVGVEVGSGIVVLLASFLDQAVETMPAQNSGTGGGT from the coding sequence ATGAGCCGTAAGGCACGCATCCGGCTCTTCTGGGCCGCGGCCGCCGTCTTCGCCGTGGTGTACACGGCCGCCTGCACCGCACTGCCGCGTTTCGGCACCACGGTGCACCCGTACGCCCACCGCGCGGTGGCGGCGTCCCTGCGTCAGCGCACCGCCAACGTGGTCTCCTCGGTCAACTTCGACCAGCGCGCCCTGGACACCCTCGGGGAGGAGTCGATCCTGTTCGCCTCGGTGCTCGGGACCCTGGCACTGCTGCGCCACGCCCGCGACGAACGCACCGGGCGGCCGAGAGCGGGACGGGTCCTGCCCAGCACCCGGCTGCTGGGCCTGGTGATGCTGCCGATCACGCTGCTCACCGGGGTGTACATCGTGGCGCACGGCCAGCTGTCACCGGGCGGCGGCTTCCAGGGCGGTGTCATCCTCGCGACCGGACTGCACATGGCGTACATCGCCGCGGACTACCGCGTGCTGAAACGGATCCGGCCGCTGGCCGTGCTCGACGTGGCCGACGCCCTCGGCGCCGGCGCCTTCGCCGCGCTGGGGTTCGCCGGACTGATCGCCGGCGTGGCCTACCTGCAGAACGTGCTGCCGCTCGGCACGTTCGGGCAGCTCTCCTCCGGTGGCCTGGTGCCCCTGCTCAACGCGGCGGTCGGTGTCGAGGTCGGCTCCGGCATCGTCGTCCTGCTCGCCTCGTTCCTCGACCAGGCCGTCGAGACGATGCCGGCACAGAACTCGGGCACGGGAGGCGGCACATGA